The sequence CTTCTTTAATGtcgaataatttaattttggatgtaacgcgtcttctgattttCGGACGGTGTTTTGTCTATCAGCTATGTGGGTTATTCAGTGTacaccatatttttttatgtttattcttCATAGACCAaaaacatattacagtcattccttaaagaAAGCATGCTTTTGCATAGACATTTTTATTGCGTATTTGCAATAAGAAAACCAGAGAATGAAGACCAACTTTGTCCAAAAATTCTTATGTTTCCATCATTAACGCCTTTGTTGTTTTGAATTTGTATGCACACGTTATCTCCTGCAGTAAGTTGAAGTACGGCAGACTGGGATCCTTGGTTCCATGTAGTTGAATCACCAGAGTAGGTGTTGACAATCTGAATACCATTTTTCACGATTTGGGTTTCTATATCTTCGGTAGCATGACTCATTATAACcacagtaaaaaaataaagtccaGGAACTGTTGCTTTGAAAACTCCAGTAACAGGATTGTATCCAGACCCGACGTTCGTAATAATGTAATCGAAACGAATTTTCTGATAAACGCTTATATTTTCTTGATGGTTTATCAAGGAAGCGCTGAACGCAACACTGGAAGTCAATGTTGATGGTAAAAGCACCCTTTTCTCTGAAatagaaacaaagaaaattattgTAACAATCTAATTTGCCGTTTACTTACAAAAATAAAGTTAGTTTAAGGTACCttgaaaaaaacttatttaatcTAATGTATTATCTTGCGAATTGCATGTGTGTCTGAAGATATTTACTCGATTcggtttatttttcaattattttcgtgTTTTGGTCAGTAAATTCTAtacaaaaattttgaacttatatGCTAACCTAATTTTAATGCTTTAAAATTTGACTTCtttctatcaaacaaattaTCAGAAGccttttcagtggttgtcgtctgttggTGTGGTTCCTTAATTGTTCTAGTTTTccgttcttttttttatacagattagaccattggttttcctgtataaattgttttcactagtcattttgggacCTGTTATAACTTAATGTTCGGTCTGAGCAAATGCTCCGTCTTGACGGCCATACTTGACCtattattgtttactttttataaattgtgacttgggaGGAGTGTGTTTGATTGGCCCCAaatccacatcttcttatttatttatataatacataataacgatcaaaataaacttcaaaaaatgttttcacaATTAACTCAAATTCGCACTTTTTGGTTGTGAAACAACTgaaaaaacatgacaaaaataccaaactccaagaTAATTAAAAAGGGAAAGGTCCATAAAACTGACACATTCAAACGTTACACTATATTTACAGACGGAACGAAttgaaaacatttgtcaaaCAGTTCCGGATTCATCGTTTTGATAATGAAAGGtagatatttcaaaatatacaaacaagtCCTAGTTTTATAGTcttagtacatacatgtacaaaattaattttgcaCAACCCAGACTgagtaaaaaaagaagatactGTAGTGTAGTGAAGATGTGCAACAGTAAGATGTATGAGTGCAGCAATATAAAGCGTTCATATCCGTTCGCGTTAATTTATTAATGACATGCAAGCGACttttgctgttgtctgctctatggtcgggttgttgtctctttgacacattccccatttccatactcaattttattcattccTGCAACCAAAGAACTATCACGACGTTTTGTACAagtaaaaatagttttttaacGTGGTTCCGTGTTGGAGGCCGTTCtttgacttatagttgttaactcTTTACACATTATGAAATTAACAGAGAGGCACtagctcataccacatcttcttatttctatatactaACTATTTCCCTTTGTTTCATACTcttaaccaaaaaaaaccccaaaacaaCATATTGATAAGATTTAATTGACGATATAAAgaataatgacattttattttttgatactgaatctttagtttaaacaatattttattcaaataaattgaattggtTTGGACAACAGGCATAGCCTATGTAAACCCTCTCCACTCATACTGAATTTTCATCTGCTTGTCCTTGCAGACTCGCTTGATATTCTTCAAGTCATTATCAAAACAGAAGTACTGTTATTCTATATATACATGACATTTTTGTAttggaaaatataaacaataccttTATCTGCTGTATCTTCTGCTACACCAAGTCCAAATTTATCCTCAAGCTCATCTATTTTATAACCATTCAGCCgcatataattttcaattcgAAAGTTGTTcctttgttgtttttaattccttctccaaaatattaaacttgCCTTCGTATTGAGCTTTGGACGTTATTATTTCTTGTCTCATATAATCCATTTTCTTTTCagtcattattttttcatcCTTTAAGTTTTTCATCACATTTCCAAGAGCGGAAACACGATTTTCTAGTTTCGGACAGTATCCGGACTCATCATTCTGACTAATAGATCGTTCTGATAATCCAAGATGAATATTTCCAAATATAACAGCAAAACATATGAATCGTTTGATCGGACCCATCTTTATTCCAGATAAGGTTATCATAAATTCTCATGGATTTCTTATCTTAAACATATTGGCTTATAAGACACCAAAATCGTCAGTATCTAGGACATAATTGTTTTAGGTCATTAATAACGTTTGGaatgtttatcataaaaaaatgttacat is a genomic window of Mytilus trossulus isolate FHL-02 chromosome 1, PNRI_Mtr1.1.1.hap1, whole genome shotgun sequence containing:
- the LOC134710689 gene encoding complement C1q-like protein 2, with protein sequence MRLNGYKIDELEDKFGLGVAEDTADKEKRVLLPSTLTSSVAFSASLINHQENISVYQKIRFDYIITNVGSGYNPVTGVFKATVPGLYFFTVVIMSHATEDIETQIVKNGIQIVNTYSGDSTTWNQGSQSAVLQLTAGDNVCIQIQNNKGVNDGNIRIFGQSWSSFSGFLIANTQ